atttgttcgtctgacgcctttatccaagatgacttacagggttcactagaggttttttaagagtctaggggtttcctgaaggggatgtgatcagccaataagagatctgcatttcccccgcataagtctaaaacaacgaccagacgctaaaaaaaaaaaaaacagttgagggtattctccgtttcagttgaaggtcttgagtgagtttaactaataggcgagtcgaagaatgtccttttttttagacaggcgaccaagcaggagtgagcagaggcgggccataaatctcccagggtattctctgcctcacttgaaggccctgctttagcaaccaatgggaaagtcaaagctctgacagctgaccaatcattagtgagcaaccccaaaacatgaatattccttggtcagcactgcagttaggaggatagctggattctgcacgatattgcttataaatatacattaataaatacaaatacctttgcAACATCTAATtaattcaaattttattttacactaaaataaaataaaaatgtcagaaAACTGAGACATTATAGTcaatttggttacgaatcctttttcaaggagaactttctctgaaaaattggagattgttaaaaaagggagatatacaccacagatccccgagctgacacaggaagggaaaggatatactcgacactttcagaattcaaattatgaaaggtatttGTGGCTTAAAAAAATGTGGGGCGGTGCGGGGTGGGGCGAGGGGGttgcgacgactctgctaccccagtccaatttgtcacggcacgccactgttCGATATACGATCACGAGACCAGTAAATTATCAGACAACTATTTGAACAATGGGTCCCTAGACTCGCCTCCACtactatattaatatatatttctaaacaAACCTACCAACATCACCAATGCTGACACACAAAGGTATACATCTTCAGCACCTTCTTGTGCACAGTACTGCATTGCCAGCTAAACAAATGGAAATTTGAGCCAGAGGAACAGATAACTGATAGTGGCTCTTGCTTCTAAACCACCTTAACAAGGAatcatcaaaaaataaaaataaaacacaaaatttgGCTGATTGCAATTAGAACCACCCAGAAATACTGCAAAGATCATAAAAAAGGATCATTAAATTGACAGCTACTGGCTAAGCAATGTGTTTAAAgttgtgttttgtaataaaacaaaatgacaatatttttttaaacttttttattgCTTGGTAGTAAAAATTACAGTGTATAtactacaatacaaaaaaatcttGCTGCTGTGTACAACAGTTAAACAGTTCACCCCCTTCCCCCACCCTCTTTTTGCATAAAATGTGTATATTCATTCTTGTACAAGAATAGTTTCACATTTTTTCCCATGATTTTACCAGGCATTCTGCAGTCAATACCCTCCAAACAGGCCATTCATCTCAAAGTTACACTGACATAAAAGTATTTAACAGGCTGTCACATACCAGATTGTTtctttttaacagaagtaatgttattcttattatttcttTCCAAGAAACCTGATATCTTTCAGTGGCACTTAAATGCAGAATGGGCTATATACGCAGGGGTTCAAACACATATTAATACTCAATGCTCTACATAGGACCTTTAAGCTGAATTTGGTCCTCATGGCAGTAGCAGAAAATCAACTAAAACATAGTAGCAACAAACAAGCTAAATAAATCACATATACAGTAAGAACAATACATCTCAGTGTGAAACAATGGCTGTTACATTAAAGTGGTCCTCTGGTTTCCTTTAAATGGTCTTCTCTTAGGAATACCTCACCGTCACAAGATCCTGAGGCCTATTCTTAAATCCCTGCCTATATGGTACAAAGGCATCAAGCTAAATATTATTGCCCCTCCACTACATACTAAGCATCCAGCCTGCAAACAATAAAGAGCAGGAATGAATCGCAAAGACCCCCTTAAGTATTTTCAAGTAGAATTCAAGTTCAACAGGCTTTTAGTAAAGTATCATTGTTTTGGGTTCATTTTTCTACGACTAAATGAAATGCAAGAGTCGCTACATTTACCACCACACCACTTTAACAAAATAATGCCGTTTAAAAAACAGATACAAACCATATTATTACAATTACGCAATTGTAGAAAACATTTAAGTCAGAAAAATACACTGGCAGACTTCATAgttaaatagttttcttttttgtaaagcACAGTCTTTGAAAAAGACAACCAAGGAAAAAACGGTGGAAATACTCTCTTTTTATCTAATTGTTTCACAAAGAATATGCGGTTTAAATACATCAATGTAAGCATCTCTGAACGCAGCAGACTATATTTCAGATACGTGTTCAGTGTTGGTAAAAAGGGTATCCTGACAGAAAGGGTTGACAAGGACCATCCCACTCTCTGTGTAATCACCATTCGGAGGGGAGCAAGGCTCATGGTCCTGAAATATAAAGACACAAGAAGTCACCATTCATCCATCCACACGGGAAATAACACAATTTCTTCTTAAAGACAcccattgacaaaaaaaaaaaagatttaaaatcaCATCATTCTTGGGTGATTCATTTCTAGCAAAATAGGTTAAAAATAGGTAATTCTTCTCACACACTTCACTACATTAGTCAGTATAAGACCCACTTGAATGAAATAAAGaacacacacagtgtaatacataTAAGGTATGAAAAATGTTTGTACAGTGGATACATATGTTATAATGAAGGGTTATTTTCTTTGGTAGCATACCTTACCATTTTTTGAATCAGTCGAAATGATATAAACACTTATAGTCACTCAGAGGGACATCATCCAGATTTGTTTGATTAAACCCTTtatcaaaaatatttaaaaaatctaccATACTGTGGAAATCCCAATGTGgagcaaaataaatactgtaaataattgcaaacatcataaaagataaaggcaaatgttaaaaaaaaaaacaactaatgtcTTCTTTCACAGAACCCAATTACAGTAGAACTAATTTTTCCTACATTAGTCCTCATTAAAGTCTATAACACCAGCTGATAATGGCATCTGAAGCTATGCTctttaatatatttgttgttgtttgaaattatgaaaggtattTGTGGCTTAAAAAAATGCAGGGCGGGGTGGGGCGAGGAGGttgcgacgactctgctaccccaatccaatttgtcacggcacgccactgttCGATATACGATCACGAGACCAGTAAATTATCAGACAACTATTTGAACAATGGGCCCCTAGACTCGCCTCcactactatattattattattattatttttttttattgtgttttagttATAATAGACATGACAAAATGggagaatgaaaaacaaaaaaaataataataaaaaagagggGGAGTCAGTTTCAAATGTAGTATCCCATTCTGATGCTCACTCTGTCTCTGGTTCCTTTGGAAATGAGTGCAAGGTCAAATTGGAGaacgaaacaaaacacagctGAATAAAAAAGATGACATGACATAAAACATGGAAACTGATAAAAGACACAAAAgtacataaaacaataataaaggaATATAATAAGTACATGTGGAAAATAGATgttttaatcaacattttaaacaatttagtGGTGAACATTTGGGTCTTTTTCGgaagtggtttgaaaaatgaccacaatgggtgtgcagctgtaatctTGGTCCTCTCTGaaattataattacattatttagcaCTTCTTGTAAATGCTGTCTGTTTAAAAGAGTATTACTTAGAATATAAATATTTCTGTACAACTCTTGACTTTCTTATGCATCTCCAAACAGAAGAGGGCACTGTTTACCTCAAACTGAATACTGGTACAGCATGTTATAaatacagtcaactctcattaatacaaatttcaagggaccagcaaaaaaaaataaaaaaaaaatactatcagTAATACTtgttatcaggagtctaagccaaatgcatactgtccgtttttattgaagttacacaCAGTAACATGAAatcacatttcaattacaatacAGTGAgaaatattatacatttaaattttTATTGAAAATAGGGTTTTAagtgaacatttaaaaagtaatcattgaaaatgaactgcacttgaaatctgcatgtccctTTCTggtcacaggcatttttaaaccacaaaagcaggGTGTCCTCAGGTATTGAAGAAATCGGAAACGCTGACAACTTGCATTCAGAGTTTGCttttcataggcctgtattatatGGTATAccagtttttcagaatggttgacaaagtgtttgcgggaatgttgaaatctgcatcAACATCGCTCTTTTGCTTGTACATTGGTGCATTACCcaccgctttcaacacctccacttttgtctgcaatgAAAGTGCATGTTCTTTGtgctgcttcatggaaatggcattgatgcatGAGCACTATGCATTATGGGACAGCACTAAAATACAACGGAGGCGCTAAACTGGATGCAAGTGAATCCATTTCcaaatatcctttacactcagctgttcaaaCTAGGGCAATTGGTTTTATTCAAATTTTTCTTCCCGGCTGGGGGCTGGGgagctccaaaataatttgcacacaCAGGAAATGTGTGctaagtgaatttgtattataagaagtaatttacaataaccAAGTGTTAAATTTGGCCAGAACCATGCAGGAAATATGTATGatcaggaaatgtgtttaatctgagtccgttttaatgagaattgactataTTAGGTAATACCAGCTAAGGGATGCTGAAAATGGTCATGTTGTCCAACTGTGCAGACTGGAGTAAATGTGATATGAAAACTAGACTTTGAAAACAGAATCTTTAAGGTCTCAGTTATTCCAGTTCTTGTAATGGTAATATAGAACGAGTTCATCTGAGTCAGTTTGCAAAACTGAAGGTGATGATGGTCATTAGCTCCAGCTCTTTGTTTGTATATTACTGGCCTTATAAAGGGTACAGTTTCTATACACAGTAAatttgttttcactatgctttactatatgTTGCTATGCTTGGTGTACTgcagtcattttatttattttttattttttttgcatagcTCAGACCTACGGAAGCTCATTAGcatcacaaagaaaaaaatatttgttgtgtTATTACGAGACAATATTGCGTATATTACAGTTTTTGAATAAACTTCACTATTACATAATATTGTTACTGCAGTAATgtaatacacattttcattcagcccATTTCATGATCACAAAGGTTaggccaggggttttcaaccttttgtgTGTCTGGACAAAAAAGTAGAAGCAGGGATACCCTCCTTGCAACGACGGGCAAAGTGTACTAGTTTATCATTAAACACAACCATATAACCCTGAAGAGACTGAATGTAATTAGTGACACGAGTGGTGTGAATTACTAAAACACACTATTTATTGTGAAATAACGTAATATTATCTCGCAATAACGTAACATTATCATGTACTAATGCAATATTATCTCGGAATAACATAATATTTTCTCGTAATAACgcaataatattttctttgtgaCGCCAATCCTTCtgataaattaaaatgtaaatgtagtatctgacagtttaaaatattttataaccCAGCAATGTGCAATTGCTCAAAAGCCTCGTTGTCTCATGTGATATTTAGCTGGGAGACCCCATTGTTTTGAGTAAGTGTAAGTGGCTAAAGCTTTGGATTCCCACAGTGCCTGGCATGGAGCTTCTTAATGGTACATACTTATGTACAGGCAAATCGCTGCCATTTGCATAGCATCTTTTAAGTCGACACCTAGTCtcaaaaacagtttattttttttcccttttcaatCCAAATCTCAACACCCTAAAATGAGCACTAGAAGTGTACCTCTGCAGTTCCTAGAGATGTGATTTCTCTGGTCAGCTCGACGGCATGTCTGTTGAAGTAATCCATAGTGATAGCATTGTTCCAGTAGCTCAGGTTGTTTTCTGGGTTTGAGGTTTTCTTCTTCCTCCTCATGCAGCACACAGTTAATAAGACTGCTGTCAAAAAAGTGAGACAAAACATTTCTGTTATCATCAGGAAGTCAGCAGGGGACCTCCTTATAATATCAGAAGTTAATTCACCTCCTGAGGCCTGGGTCTGGGTTAGGAAATTAATTTGGTGGTCTCAGCTTGGTGCTCAGTGGACACTCGTCTACAtcacaaaaccagcacacagtTCACACAAGGCAGCAGTCTCAAGAAGACAAAGGAttgaatacactttttttttaaaatttaatttaactCCACTCTCTGTTTCTAGTCTCTGATTGCTTATTGAAATTGGTATACTATTACAATCCCCAAAACCAGTTCTCGAAATCAAAAATGAatcacaacaaaaaaagaaagcaatggttattgccacttttttttttttcaaaacgtcCAACTAGCCTTTTGAAACTGTATGTCAATTATTCTTCTTCAGGCACATCGACTACATATTTTGAACCATAAACTGAGTTACCATAGCAACAAGCCAAAGCCTGTGTTCTATTATGACTGGCTCTCAAAACAGCGGGGAGCTGATTGGTATTTAATCTTATTGCACTAAATGAGTTGtggtaatgaaaaataatttgccttttattttatagtgtttGTAATAGAAGTCGGCACGATACTCGAAAACCCGGGTAAAAcccgggttttaaattacccgacgctACTCGGgggtctctttttactatccgggtttcgatttattaatttgagaatttaaagaaaatgtagaaaatatgacagtaCAGTTGTAAGCGCTGGTCTCTGGCCGGCATAATAAAGACAACATTATAACAAGCTTtacattaagccttttcttaactgacaggataccataagaacataagaaagtttacaaacgagaggaggacattcggcccatcttgcttgtttggttgttagtagcttattgatcccagaatctcatcaagcagcttctagaaggatcccagggtgtcagcttcaacaacattaccgggtaattggttccagacactcacaaaACCATGtgattgtctcccaggatactgttaccatataggtaattttccattttagatcttattatagtttccataagtttacatataatagaagtcaggcttattggtctgtagttacttggttcgattttgtctccctttttgtggatcggtattacgtttgcaattctccagtctgttggtacaacccctgtgtcaagagactgttgcatgatcttggttagcggtttgtaaataacttctttcatttctttgagtactattgggaggatctcatccggcccaggggatttgtttattttaagagctcctagtccctttaacacttctgactctgttatgctaaagttatttaaaactggataggaacaggtcgacatgtgcaGCATGTtgcccatatcctcctttgtaaaaacttgtgaaaagtattcatttaatatatttgctatttttttctctgcaTGTATGATTTTGCcttttgtatctcttagacattttacctactctttgaatgttctgttgctgttataatattggaaaaaccttttataattggttttagcctcctCAGCAATGCTCATTTCCATCTCTtgcttggcctttctaacttcctttttgacttgtgtttgcagttctaagtactctttctgtgtactttgttctcggtcccttttaaacgctctgtaaagtgccttttttctctgaatatttttcttaattgatctgttaaaccattttggcaattttgttttagatttaaatttgtctacttttgggatgtaattgttttgtgctttTATTACATAACTATTAacttactgtattaaaaatgtaattattattaagtGAACATGAATTTATGAGGCTGTGACATGGTAGAGGAATTCCCTGCACTGAAAAGTTCACCTCCTACCAGCAGAGGGAGGAACCTGTCCATCCTGCAAGCTCTGGCAACTACGGGGTTAATTATTTACACCCGATTCCAATCCCAGATAACGGGTTTGGGGGCGGAGCTAACGTGTAAAAAAGGGGCAGCCTCTCCACTGGTCAGGACAGAGGAGCGAGAGCACTGATGCGTTAAATGAAAGATTAAacttttctgtgtatttttttcatCAGACTAAGAAGGCTCAATATTGCTTCAGAAAATCGCAGAGCTGTTTCCTGCATTACGGCTGACTACGACTGGCCAAGCACGGGACTGTGGTATTTGAAGAACCATATCTTATTATGCATGCTCTTCTCAGGACCTGTGTTGTACATGTTTGTAAATAGTGTGTCGTAAAGTGACAGTAcatctttttgttttacaaatgaacTGTTTTtatgttcatttgtaaataaacgTGGTTGCATTTGACAAACCAGACTCTCCCTGTACCATTCTGAGGCATCCCACATACTGAGCCCCACACCTTATATGTACTGAACAGGGACAGCATTGCCATGAACCAGGGTTGATATTATGAAGGATTACTTGATATAAATTCAATTAAGGAATCTAGTAGGAATTAAGGTGCAGTTTCTTTGTAATTACATTGCTACAGTATTAATGGAACATAAATACAGCAATACcaaacattttcagttttacaGTAAAGTTATTTTTGGAGGAGATTTTGTGTAAACTTTAAGGTACACCACTCTAGTAGTCAGCATAGGCCTGAGTGCAATGCTTGATCCTAACCTGACCAGGACCAACCCGTATCCTGACTGATAGTTTGTAAAGGTGTAACGGGTTCCTTCCTGAGGTTTCAATGTGAGGTATAAAGGGGAATACTTACAACAGGATGAAATGAGGACACTGATGGCCAAAATAATCCACACAATGTCCACTTTGCTGAGACAGATCGTGGCCCTCTGATGAGGCTTGTCCACTTCAGTCACATGGGAGTGGTTACCAGGAAGTCCAGGCCCCTTGGTCACTGCAGGCACCTGTCTATTCAGGAAGTTCCCTGTTGCCGTGGAATCAGATTCCGTAGTGGTGGCAAAGGTCCCATTCCATGATACCATGTCATCCAAATTTGTGTTCATTACAGTGCCACTGAAAGTCGTGCTTGTCTGTGTATCACTCTCCAATGCAGTTGATGAAATATTAGCCTGTTCTTTAGAGAGACTCTGAGGCCATTGTGAGGATGGGGGCTCATTCCATGTGGGAGTTGCAAATATTAAGGATTTACCTGGCAGTTGCTCAGTCAAAGAGCTGCTTAAAGTTAAGATATCATTGTCAGTGGGGGAACCAAAAGGCACCGATGCTGTCTCAGGCAGAACCAATAGGATGGTTGGTGAGACAGAAAGGACCAGTGTCTCTGTCCACTCTTGCGAGGGGACCTCTGAGCTTCCACCTTGCCCTGCGCTTGTAAGGCCATTGGCAATTGAGACATTAAAGATTTGTGATAATTCCCGCAAAGTAATGGCACGGATGCCAGAAAGGTCAGGACTATCCAAAGAATGATCGACAAGCATTCTTGTTGAAGAGGAAGGCTGCAGTTCGGTGGTAAAGTAAGGCTGTGGGGATCCAGTGGGCCCATCTATATCCAACTCGGGCatcttttcttttaaatgttctgCATTTAAAGTACTGTTGTGGGGGGACTCATGGACATCCTCTCTTGTGCTGCGATGACTGATAGAAATACCCTGGAGAAGGCCtgtgatcatttttttttccacaaggttggtagttggggtgggttcAATTTTGCCAGAGACTGACAGTTTAGTGGCATAGTGTCCCTGGATATTTGGCAAGTTGTTTCCTTTTGTGCTGGAGTTTTGTTGCCAGACTGAACTTCCTGATATTCTGGAGGAAGTAGCTCTAGACCTGTTCAACATTGCCCCAGTGACAGAGAGGTCTTTGATGGGTCCCTGAGATGTCAGTTCCTGTACAGCAGATATCAGCTCTTCTGTCAGTGCCAGGATCAGTAGAACACCTAAAGAGTAAAAGAGGGGAGTCAGTTAGTTTCTAATAGCTAATTGAACGTtaaataatctgttatgtgaACTGCTTATCAGTAAAAACTGGCTGATTTTAGAGCAACCATGTATATCCACAGTGTCAAAGTAAAAGGAGCGgaaacccttaaaaaaaaaaaataataataataaaaacccttGTAACATGCATATCACAACAATACTGTTGCAAATTGAATCCAACATTCTACAATAGAGGGGTGTTCCTTGAATAATGAGCATTGAGTTAGTTGTATATGTAAAAACAGAGAGTCTGCAGATTACATAATCAAATACAATTCTTGATGTCCCAACTATTCCCTAAATACATCATTAAGGTCATCCTTTATTTAAAGTACATAAACTTAAGAACAAAATAATGCTCTTTAGTTTTTCATTGTGCCGACACAAATCTAATTGGTTCCAGAGGGACATCCTATTAATCCCACTCAGGAGGAAATTATGCTTAGAGTATTCATGCCTAAAGCCCTTGagttaaaaggttttttttttttttcatctgggaCTAGATATGTAAACCACCACACATATTTTACCTTTCAAACATTttgtatctatctatttatctatagtTTTTAGATGGTTAACTTTTTATATAGCCAGACAGTTCACACACAATATTCAAAATGCAGGTGAACGTCTTTGTAGAGCTAAACACAGTTCACTGGCTTCCTGCACTGGCTCTGCTCTGCTCTAGGGTGTGCTGTCCTAGATTGCTACTGAACAATCATTGTTTCAGGAAGTTGGAGGACATGATGAGTGTTGTTAGCCCCAAAGCTGTAGTGATTAAGGTTTACTGCTGGAGCAGCAGTGTTATTTCTGCCTTTCTTTGATTAAATAACTGTTTACTTTAATGCGTAGTATTAGTATGCTACTGGTTTCAGGCAAAATTCTAGGAAAAGACAATGGGTTAAGAACCTCATTCCAGATCCCCaggaagaaaaaacacacacctaaTAAAAGTTACCAAGCCAGAAACTCATTTAATTTAGGGTCTTGTAAGTAGTCTTAATTggttttttcctttctgaaatgaTAACAATTTGAACAACTTTTGGATATCTTTtcaaatacatgttaattatGCTAAGCCCTAGTGATAGTATAGGCCTCAAACTTGTACACAGGAGGAATTTAAATCTTGCTTCTGTTCCTTCAGTCAAAATAGTGTATATCTCTAATCTCTAACCGTGACCACGGGCATTGCATTAATGGAACTGTTGATAAAATCTGTGTTGGCCAAAACAACTGTCAGGGCTCATAAACTAAGGGACAGGTTCTTCATAAGCATGAGTACAAAATTTTCAATtgcaaaatttatttatttaaaccctgTAGTTACTACAGCTCATTACAACCCACCTTCCcctttacattttctttacagACCAAACACAATATGTTACACAATATAAAGTATTATGggtttttaaccccatccctgtcagACTTAAATTCAAAagattttaaattttatttacacAACTCAAACACACAGAACAAACACACTATCCACAcctgcagggcctctgccctggcACTGTTGTTATAAGATACTGGATATTCtggtaaaaacacaagaaaacaaatactgtatagaGTGTAATTATGGAGAGTAATTAAATAAGTCAATTATAAGCCT
The Acipenser ruthenus chromosome 3, fAciRut3.2 maternal haplotype, whole genome shotgun sequence genome window above contains:
- the LOC117435492 gene encoding transmembrane protein 108-like isoform X1, which encodes MKKSSQVLYRQLLSVLLILALTEELISAVQELTSQGPIKDLSVTGAMLNRSRATSSRISGSSVWQQNSSTKGNNLPNIQGHYATKLSVSGKIEPTPTTNLVEKKMITGLLQGISISHRSTREDVHESPHNSTLNAEHLKEKMPELDIDGPTGSPQPYFTTELQPSSSTRMLVDHSLDSPDLSGIRAITLRELSQIFNVSIANGLTSAGQGGSSEVPSQEWTETLVLSVSPTILLVLPETASVPFGSPTDNDILTLSSSLTEQLPGKSLIFATPTWNEPPSSQWPQSLSKEQANISSTALESDTQTSTTFSGTVMNTNLDDMVSWNGTFATTTESDSTATGNFLNRQVPAVTKGPGLPGNHSHVTEVDKPHQRATICLSKVDIVWIILAISVLISSCSVLLTVCCMRRKKKTSNPENNLSYWNNAITMDYFNRHAVELTREITSLGTAEDHEPCSPPNGDYTESGMVLVNPFCQDTLFTNTEHVSEI
- the LOC117435492 gene encoding transmembrane protein 108-like isoform X2, which gives rise to MKKSSQVLYRQLLSVLLILALTEELISAVQELTSQGPIKDLSVTGAMLNRSRATSSRISGSSVWQQNSSTKGNNLPNIQGHYATKLSVSGKIEPTPTTNLVEKKMITGLLQGISISHRSTREDVHESPHNSTLNAEHLKEKMPELDIDGPTGSPQPYFTTELQPSSSTRMLVDHSLDSPDLSGIRAITLRELSQIFNVSIANGLTSAGQGGSSEVPSQEWTETLVLSVSPTILLVLPETASVPFGSPTDNDILTLSSSLTEQLPGKSLIFATPTWNEPPSSQWPQSLSKEQANISSTALESDTQTSTTFSGTVMNTNLDDMVSWNGTFATTTESDSTATGNFLNRQVPAVTKGPGLPGNHSHVTEVDKPHQRATICLSKVDIVWIILAISVLISSCFLLTVCCMRRKKKTSNPENNLSYWNNAITMDYFNRHAVELTREITSLGTAEDHEPCSPPNGDYTESGMVLVNPFCQDTLFTNTEHVSEI